Proteins encoded within one genomic window of Legionella sp. PC997:
- a CDS encoding YajQ family cyclic di-GMP-binding protein, with product MPSFDIVSETNMVELRNAVDNALREMGTRFDFRGVDSSIELKELTVTLRAESDFQVRQLEDLFRNHCSKRNLDASGVDMEDEPVHSGKFYSLNMTFKQGIDQPTAKDIVKCIKDSKIKVQASIQGDKIRVSGKKRDELQETIALLKKSNIKLPLQYENFRD from the coding sequence ATGCCTTCTTTTGATATTGTCTCTGAAACAAACATGGTTGAATTACGTAACGCTGTTGATAATGCTTTGCGTGAAATGGGGACTCGCTTCGATTTTCGCGGAGTGGACTCAAGCATAGAGCTTAAAGAACTCACGGTAACCTTACGCGCTGAATCAGACTTTCAAGTCAGACAATTAGAGGATTTATTCCGTAATCATTGCAGTAAACGCAATCTTGATGCTTCGGGAGTAGATATGGAAGATGAGCCCGTACACAGCGGAAAATTTTATTCTTTAAATATGACTTTCAAGCAAGGAATCGACCAGCCTACAGCTAAAGATATAGTGAAATGTATCAAAGATTCCAAAATTAAGGTGCAAGCATCAATTCAGGGAGACAAAATTCGGGTTTCAGGAAAAAAGCGAGATGAGCTGCAAGAAACCATTGCGCTCCTGAAGAAATCAAATATTAAATTGCCCTTGCAGTATGAGAATTTTCGAGATTAG
- a CDS encoding aminoglycoside phosphotransferase family protein codes for MNDSTVSSITNFLIQNDFDNPSLTQISQNLQSSLYFAKVGTREITIKVFNKKELETLYQLNTQKFLRFMEFQMGCINDLTQIIPAPHLIRFNNFFVQEMDNILFYIMDYIPGESRDISAITPAQKQDIARILRLVHQTDLSHYDTSFFSIRIDLLVQSWQFFLNNQGISLVKQLAAPLQDNALNNFLDQISNEVTAQALWDVNNKSNLVIAHADIKPKNVIWNRKDEFFIIDWEDLSTMRAEIDFIDTITSWTLKKDNEEYVLNNHELKLFRDAYALPLTIKESDIHFSAAKWMSWIMTCYLRSNNEMVHDGMMMLKLLANNKRSLLDL; via the coding sequence ATGAACGATTCAACAGTATCATCGATTACCAATTTTTTAATACAAAATGACTTTGATAACCCCTCACTAACCCAAATCTCGCAAAATCTACAAAGCTCCTTATATTTTGCGAAAGTGGGAACGCGCGAAATAACCATTAAAGTATTTAATAAAAAGGAGTTGGAAACTCTTTATCAGTTAAATACCCAAAAATTTCTTCGTTTTATGGAGTTTCAAATGGGGTGTATTAATGATTTGACTCAAATTATACCTGCACCCCACTTAATCCGTTTTAATAATTTCTTTGTACAGGAAATGGATAATATACTGTTTTATATTATGGATTATATCCCTGGAGAATCTCGGGATATCTCGGCTATTACTCCAGCTCAGAAACAGGATATTGCCCGAATATTAAGGTTAGTCCATCAAACAGACTTAAGTCATTATGATACTAGTTTTTTTTCTATAAGAATTGATCTTCTTGTCCAATCCTGGCAATTTTTTCTAAACAATCAGGGAATAAGTTTAGTAAAGCAATTAGCTGCTCCTCTTCAAGATAACGCTTTAAATAATTTTCTTGATCAAATATCCAACGAAGTGACCGCTCAAGCCCTCTGGGATGTTAATAATAAGAGTAACTTAGTGATTGCCCATGCAGATATAAAACCTAAGAATGTTATTTGGAATCGTAAGGATGAGTTTTTCATTATTGATTGGGAAGATTTATCTACCATGCGAGCTGAAATTGATTTTATTGATACTATTACCAGTTGGACCCTTAAAAAAGATAATGAGGAATATGTATTAAATAACCATGAATTAAAGCTGTTTCGAGATGCTTATGCTTTGCCTTTGACAATTAAAGAAAGCGATATCCACTTTTCAGCGGCGAAATGGATGTCCTGGATTATGACCTGTTATTTACGATCTAATAATGAAATGGTACATGATGGAATGATGATGTTGAAGTTGCTTGCAAATAATAAAAGATCTTTACTGGACCTCTAG
- a CDS encoding M48 family metalloprotease, whose protein sequence is MIKLNIKKNIFWILLASFLVRPSFAEGLSPYSTSELEQLEKEFVQQINQSESVERNPLASQYINRIGKSLAHAGHIKTPDFFIVKSNEINAFAGPGGHIGINSQLILTTSTESELAGVMAHEIAHVRLHHLYRMIEHQKQMRVPMLASILASAALGVINPTVGMAGMMGALTGFSQDNINFTRSKEKEADRIGIDMLTKAGYNPQGMAAFFKKMQENSRYYYTANVPAILRTHPLDGDRVAEAENRIAQSSHKHHVDSPEYPLVKELIRTSVAQDPKTLFDYYEHQCNKKTPAYACQYGHALTLINNNNYAKAATVLTPLLTENNNLYFQIAMAQAETGMSQHKAALSRLEEIQKNYPDNYAALMAYAQGLLAANQNEKATSILLKGSRKYKHDLPLCRELARAQAQSHQKDYAYFTQAQCLLLEGQKRAAVAQLKVAQSLAKKDPYLSARISAKIDEIMN, encoded by the coding sequence ATGATTAAATTGAACATTAAGAAAAACATTTTTTGGATACTGTTAGCGAGTTTTCTTGTCCGACCCTCTTTTGCCGAGGGTCTGTCTCCTTACTCCACCAGCGAACTGGAACAGTTAGAAAAAGAATTCGTACAGCAAATTAATCAATCAGAAAGCGTGGAGCGAAATCCATTAGCAAGCCAATATATTAATCGCATCGGAAAAAGCCTAGCGCATGCAGGGCATATTAAAACACCTGATTTTTTTATAGTAAAATCGAATGAAATCAATGCGTTTGCCGGTCCAGGGGGACATATAGGTATTAACTCGCAACTTATTTTAACAACGAGTACTGAAAGTGAGCTGGCGGGAGTCATGGCCCATGAAATTGCACACGTACGGTTGCACCATCTCTACAGGATGATCGAACATCAAAAACAAATGCGCGTTCCGATGCTTGCATCCATATTGGCATCTGCTGCTCTAGGAGTAATTAATCCCACAGTGGGAATGGCTGGAATGATGGGTGCTTTAACAGGATTCTCACAAGACAATATCAATTTTACACGATCCAAAGAAAAAGAGGCGGATAGGATTGGGATTGATATGTTGACTAAAGCAGGATACAACCCCCAAGGGATGGCGGCTTTTTTTAAAAAAATGCAGGAAAATTCGCGGTATTACTATACGGCAAACGTACCTGCTATTCTACGTACTCACCCTCTGGATGGAGACAGGGTAGCAGAAGCAGAAAACCGTATCGCGCAATCTTCACACAAACACCATGTAGATTCTCCGGAATATCCTTTGGTTAAAGAATTAATCCGCACATCAGTCGCTCAAGATCCTAAAACGCTATTTGATTATTATGAGCATCAATGCAACAAAAAAACCCCTGCTTATGCCTGCCAATATGGTCATGCCCTTACTTTAATCAATAATAACAATTATGCAAAAGCAGCCACTGTCTTAACTCCTTTATTGACAGAAAATAATAATCTCTATTTTCAAATTGCTATGGCACAAGCTGAAACAGGAATGTCCCAACATAAAGCAGCCCTCTCCCGATTAGAAGAAATACAAAAAAATTACCCTGATAATTACGCCGCTCTTATGGCGTATGCCCAAGGTTTGTTGGCTGCGAATCAAAATGAGAAAGCTACCAGTATTTTACTTAAAGGAAGTAGAAAATATAAACATGATCTACCTTTGTGTCGCGAGTTAGCTCGAGCCCAAGCGCAATCACATCAAAAAGATTATGCTTATTTTACTCAAGCCCAATGCCTACTACTTGAAGGACAAAAAAGAGCTGCGGTAGCTCAACTAAAGGTTGCCCAAAGCCTGGCAAAAAAAGATCCTTATTTATCAGCAAGAATCTCTGCCAAAATTGATGAAATTATGAACTAA
- the ribD gene encoding bifunctional diaminohydroxyphosphoribosylaminopyrimidine deaminase/5-amino-6-(5-phosphoribosylamino)uracil reductase RibD yields the protein MHKKFLLAALEQARIGQGHCAPNPCVGAVAVQNGIIIAQASHGGAGTPHAEQLLLTQIPPQMPGVCLYISLEPCNHWGRTPPCVDAIINHGVEEVVFAYLDPNPVVAKNNSSEKLRAHGIKVTHYPVDEITEFYKSYSYWTETKKPRVTVKIAQTLNGKIGRSVGERVILSNALCGEFTHKMRAAADVILTTAQTIRRDNPKMNVRLGQEEQAKPVAIIDRELNLDQQSIIFSTAAHCHVYHCNEREVSYPNSTLHLMPMKNGVMDLNVMMSHLGELGYHDVWVEAGGALFSALHQQGLVHRTYLYIVPSILEHDAISAYQQSGIFDRAHTISWHAMGDNMIACLDWLED from the coding sequence ATGCACAAAAAGTTTTTGCTCGCAGCACTTGAACAGGCCCGTATTGGACAAGGTCATTGCGCCCCCAATCCCTGTGTTGGCGCGGTTGCTGTGCAAAATGGAATTATTATAGCACAAGCAAGTCATGGAGGGGCAGGAACTCCGCATGCAGAACAATTATTGTTAACACAAATTCCTCCTCAAATGCCAGGGGTTTGTCTATATATTTCTCTTGAGCCATGTAATCATTGGGGAAGAACGCCACCTTGTGTCGATGCGATTATCAATCATGGAGTGGAAGAAGTTGTTTTTGCTTATTTGGATCCTAATCCAGTAGTTGCTAAAAATAATTCCTCAGAAAAATTAAGAGCCCATGGAATTAAGGTGACGCATTATCCTGTAGATGAAATTACTGAATTTTATAAAAGTTATTCCTACTGGACTGAAACTAAAAAGCCAAGAGTAACCGTGAAAATAGCACAAACACTAAACGGTAAAATTGGTCGTTCCGTAGGAGAGCGTGTAATTTTATCTAATGCTTTATGTGGGGAATTTACGCATAAAATGCGCGCTGCCGCAGATGTGATTCTCACTACTGCCCAAACAATCCGTAGGGATAATCCCAAAATGAACGTGCGTTTAGGCCAGGAAGAACAGGCAAAGCCTGTTGCAATTATCGATAGAGAGTTGAACCTGGACCAACAGTCTATAATTTTTTCAACCGCCGCTCATTGTCATGTGTATCATTGCAATGAACGAGAGGTTTCTTATCCTAACAGTACTTTGCATTTAATGCCCATGAAAAATGGAGTAATGGATTTAAATGTTATGATGAGCCATCTGGGGGAGCTTGGGTATCATGATGTTTGGGTAGAAGCCGGTGGTGCACTTTTTAGTGCGTTGCACCAACAAGGGTTAGTTCATCGAACTTATTTATATATTGTTCCAAGTATTTTGGAACACGATGCAATTTCAGCATACCAGCAGAGTGGGATATTTGACCGAGCGCATACTATTTCTTGGCATGCTATGGGCGACAATATGATAGCATGTCTGGATTGGCTGGAGGATTAA
- the ribB gene encoding 3,4-dihydroxy-2-butanone-4-phosphate synthase, whose translation MKYSLATIEHAVETLKAGKMVILMDDEDRENEGDLVVAAEYATPEAINFMSRYGCGLICLSMADELIDKLQLPMMAQNNRSPYGTAFTVSIEAAEGVSTGISAKDRARTIKVAISSESGPADVISPGHVFPLRAKKKGVLERPGQTEGSVDLAKLAGLTPAAVICEIINEDGTMSRRDELVTFSEQHNIPLVTIKDLIEYRIRHERLVNAAASTRIPLQDKGDFNMTVFTNELDGAEHFALVKPPIFANRVPLVRIHSECITGDILGSCKCDCGKQLEQSLSLIAAEGGVLIYLRQEGRGIGLANKLKAYALQEEGWDTVDANHQLGLPADSRNYAIAYQILKYFGIDAIRLLTNNPSKIAAVDHYGVKVMERVPLEIEPTKESHRYLKTKKEKMGHLLAIS comes from the coding sequence ATGAAGTATTCATTAGCTACAATAGAACACGCAGTGGAAACACTCAAAGCCGGTAAAATGGTTATTTTAATGGATGATGAAGATAGGGAAAATGAAGGGGATTTGGTCGTGGCTGCGGAATATGCTACACCAGAGGCAATTAATTTTATGTCTCGCTATGGTTGTGGTTTGATCTGCTTGTCTATGGCTGATGAACTCATTGATAAATTGCAATTACCGATGATGGCGCAAAATAATAGGTCTCCTTATGGTACTGCATTTACGGTATCCATAGAGGCAGCAGAAGGTGTATCTACAGGTATTTCCGCTAAAGATAGGGCTCGGACAATTAAAGTTGCGATTTCTTCTGAGAGTGGTCCTGCGGATGTTATTTCTCCAGGCCATGTTTTTCCTTTGCGTGCCAAGAAAAAAGGCGTTTTAGAACGTCCTGGACAAACGGAAGGTAGTGTGGACTTGGCAAAACTTGCTGGTTTAACTCCTGCTGCTGTAATTTGTGAAATTATTAACGAAGATGGCACCATGAGTCGACGTGATGAATTGGTTACATTTTCCGAACAACATAATATTCCTCTGGTAACGATTAAAGATTTGATAGAATATCGAATTCGCCATGAAAGATTAGTCAATGCGGCAGCTTCAACACGTATTCCTTTGCAAGACAAAGGTGATTTTAATATGACTGTTTTTACAAATGAACTGGATGGTGCAGAACATTTCGCTTTGGTGAAGCCACCTATATTTGCTAATCGAGTACCTCTAGTACGTATTCACTCAGAATGTATTACAGGTGATATTTTGGGCTCGTGTAAATGCGATTGTGGCAAACAATTGGAGCAATCTTTGTCTCTAATTGCGGCTGAAGGGGGTGTTTTAATCTATTTACGCCAGGAAGGCCGTGGAATTGGTTTAGCAAACAAACTTAAAGCTTATGCCTTGCAGGAAGAAGGTTGGGATACCGTTGATGCGAATCATCAACTAGGTCTTCCTGCGGACAGCAGAAATTATGCCATTGCTTATCAAATACTTAAATATTTTGGTATTGATGCAATAAGATTATTAACTAATAATCCATCAAAAATTGCTGCGGTTGATCATTATGGGGTAAAGGTTATGGAGAGAGTGCCTTTAGAAATAGAACCTACTAAGGAAAGTCACCGATATTTAAAAACTAAGAAAGAGAAAATGGGGCATTTATTGGCTATTAGTTAG